In Spirochaeta thermophila DSM 6578, the following proteins share a genomic window:
- the rsfS gene encoding ribosome silencing factor, with translation MEGTVKNELDVREIAEFLEDHKARDVVALDLRGISPIADFFVIATFQSEGHLRGLLGQLTTFCEEKALFPLSGTGRLSYSEWVLLDYGVLVIHLMSERLRGFYQLEKLWHEAPVIYGSSSKSS, from the coding sequence ATGGAAGGTACTGTAAAGAATGAACTGGATGTACGGGAGATCGCCGAATTCCTGGAAGACCACAAGGCACGTGACGTCGTGGCCCTCGATCTCAGGGGGATATCCCCGATTGCGGATTTCTTCGTGATCGCCACGTTCCAGAGCGAGGGACATCTCAGAGGCTTGCTGGGGCAGCTCACGACCTTTTGCGAGGAGAAGGCCCTCTTCCCGTTGTCGGGAACGGGAAGGTTGTCCTACAGCGAGTGGGTCCTGCTCGACTATGGCGTGCTGGTGATACATCTCATGAGCGAGCGACTGAGAGGATTCTACCAGCTCGAGAAGCTCTGGCACGAGGCTCCTGTGATCTACGGATCTTCCTCGAAATCGTCGTAG
- a CDS encoding LCP family protein, with protein sequence MYDTRMRSSRLVVGLILGGIVLTILAVGFLVYSHVRVDDFTMKAGQKEVISFLWVVYDEEGGLMTEVLFYDPSRGNLAFLDVPFNTGMLFAELERIDSLDYAYRQRGISYLKKYVESLLGVEMDFVFEISLENLGKVVDLLEGIEVFIPEEISIKEPHRVLLPSGNVRLDGAKARQLVLYAARGKGSPPSDPEATSLRQQFFQSFISSCAQHPLLHHDKVVRLFLSLFSSSMNASSFRHFRDVLGNAHLAGIVTQRVLGKISRVEEQDLLIPHFQGDLLRQTVQHLVGLLKEDSALSPIERRVTLQILNGTTVQGLARRTATLFEGFGYEVVSIGNAESDQEEYTRIIDRRGDPERAQNVARIIHCTRVESLMDSDPPADITIILGRDFDGRYCKE encoded by the coding sequence ATGTATGACACACGTATGCGCTCCTCCCGACTGGTCGTAGGGCTCATACTGGGGGGAATCGTCCTCACGATCCTTGCTGTGGGGTTCCTCGTCTACTCCCATGTGAGGGTGGATGATTTCACGATGAAAGCCGGGCAGAAGGAGGTGATCTCTTTCCTCTGGGTGGTATACGATGAGGAAGGCGGTCTGATGACGGAAGTCCTCTTCTACGATCCTTCGCGTGGCAACCTCGCCTTTCTCGACGTGCCGTTCAACACCGGGATGCTCTTCGCCGAATTGGAACGGATAGACTCTCTCGATTATGCATACAGGCAGAGGGGGATCTCCTATCTCAAGAAGTACGTGGAATCTCTCCTGGGCGTGGAGATGGATTTCGTGTTTGAGATCTCACTTGAGAACCTGGGCAAGGTGGTGGATCTCCTGGAGGGTATCGAGGTCTTCATTCCGGAGGAGATCTCCATCAAGGAACCGCACAGGGTGCTTCTCCCTTCAGGGAATGTGCGACTCGATGGAGCAAAGGCACGGCAGTTGGTTCTCTATGCTGCCCGGGGGAAAGGGTCACCCCCATCGGATCCTGAAGCGACTTCTCTGCGTCAGCAGTTCTTTCAATCCTTCATCTCTTCCTGTGCCCAGCATCCACTCCTCCACCATGACAAGGTGGTGAGATTGTTCCTCTCCCTCTTTTCGAGCAGCATGAACGCTTCTTCCTTCCGACACTTCAGGGACGTCCTGGGGAATGCGCATCTCGCCGGGATCGTCACCCAGCGGGTGCTCGGGAAGATCTCGCGCGTGGAGGAACAGGATCTCCTCATTCCCCACTTCCAGGGGGATCTGCTTCGCCAGACCGTCCAACATCTTGTCGGGCTCTTGAAGGAGGATTCCGCTCTCTCTCCCATCGAGAGGAGGGTGACGCTGCAGATACTCAACGGTACCACGGTGCAGGGCTTGGCCCGTCGTACCGCAACCCTCTTTGAAGGGTTCGGGTATGAGGTGGTGAGTATCGGGAATGCAGAATCCGATCAGGAGGAATATACGAGGATCATCGACAGGAGGGGGGATCCCGAAAGGGCTCAGAACGTAGCCCGTATTATTCACTGCACGAGAGTTGAGTCGCTCATGGATTCTGATCCACCAGCGGATATCACTATCATCCTTGGGAGGGATTTCGATGGAAGGTACTGTAAAGAATGA
- a CDS encoding ribosomal-processing cysteine protease Prp has product MIRVLLEVQEGVLRTLEVEGHATRRGSLSIPCAGVSILARTAARLLEERLGGLLEGEASEEGSLWIRIPFVATDREWLEGVTAFLKKGFEDLAREYPEDIDYREE; this is encoded by the coding sequence ATGATCCGGGTCCTCCTTGAGGTGCAGGAAGGAGTTCTGCGGACGCTCGAGGTCGAGGGGCATGCGACACGGAGGGGGAGCCTGAGTATCCCCTGTGCGGGGGTGAGTATACTTGCGAGGACGGCGGCCCGACTCCTGGAAGAGCGGTTGGGTGGGCTTCTGGAAGGCGAGGCGAGCGAGGAGGGAAGCCTCTGGATCCGGATCCCTTTTGTGGCGACAGATCGCGAGTGGTTGGAGGGCGTGACCGCCTTCCTGAAAAAGGGTTTCGAGGATTTGGCTCGGGAGTATCCCGAAGACATCGACTACAGGGAGGAATGA
- the yqeK gene encoding bis(5'-nucleosyl)-tetraphosphatase (symmetrical) YqeK, which produces MREVHGGLKRLVGPARYRHSLRVATLCREIARREGVSIVSAHVAGLSHDLARDLPRDVLVAFVPCLEDVGKHEVEHPVLLHGAVAAHLLAHVYGLPIPEILEAVRHHTLGAPGLGPLGQILFCADYLEPQRTHISREEAGRILSLPLPDMVCAVVEHMERSGFPVHPVTMEMYRALREERVNAHV; this is translated from the coding sequence ATGAGAGAGGTCCACGGTGGCCTCAAGCGGCTTGTCGGCCCTGCTCGTTATCGACATTCCCTGCGGGTGGCGACCCTCTGCAGGGAGATCGCCCGGAGGGAGGGGGTCTCGATCGTTTCCGCCCACGTGGCAGGCCTTTCCCACGATCTCGCGAGGGACCTTCCCCGGGATGTGCTCGTCGCGTTCGTTCCGTGCCTCGAGGATGTAGGGAAACACGAGGTGGAACATCCTGTTCTCCTCCATGGAGCTGTGGCCGCCCACCTCCTTGCACATGTCTATGGCCTTCCGATCCCGGAGATCCTGGAGGCCGTTCGGCATCATACCCTCGGGGCTCCCGGTCTTGGTCCGCTCGGACAGATACTCTTCTGTGCCGATTACCTTGAACCCCAGCGTACGCACATATCCAGGGAAGAAGCCGGGAGGATCCTTTCTCTTCCCCTTCCCGACATGGTATGTGCGGTGGTCGAGCACATGGAGCGATCCGGGTTCCCGGTTCACCCGGTCACCATGGAGATGTATCGAGCGTTGAGGGAAGAGAGGGTCAATGCTCATGTATGA
- the obgE gene encoding GTPase ObgE gives MSDAAEGVERFVDEVEIEVSSGKGGDGCVSFRREKYVPRGGPDGGDGGKGGDVVFVIRPNLKTLVHLRRRSVYRAGNGEPGRGKQQHGKNGEELVIEVPPGTVVRDAATGEVLKDLSSLSSEEKWVFLRGGRGGRGNVHFKSPTNQAPRHAEPGRPGETRRIILELRLIADIGLVGFPNAGKSTLLSVVTNAHPRIASYPFTTRIPHLGVMYIHETELILADIPGIIEGASRGAGLGLRFLKHIARTAGLAFLIDLADEMWEGAFDILMNELRTYGQGLAEKPSIIVGTKIDLPGTEERLRALRSMHPGIPVLGISAVQRKGLRELGEAFLDLKRRAAEEGGL, from the coding sequence ATGTCGGATGCGGCAGAGGGTGTGGAACGTTTCGTCGATGAGGTGGAGATAGAGGTATCCTCCGGGAAGGGGGGGGATGGTTGTGTCTCGTTCCGGAGGGAGAAGTATGTCCCCAGGGGCGGTCCCGACGGAGGCGATGGAGGCAAAGGGGGAGATGTCGTCTTCGTTATACGTCCCAATCTGAAAACCCTCGTGCATCTGAGGCGCAGGTCTGTCTACCGAGCCGGGAACGGTGAGCCTGGACGAGGGAAGCAGCAGCACGGCAAGAACGGAGAGGAGTTGGTTATCGAAGTGCCTCCCGGCACGGTGGTCAGGGATGCCGCCACCGGTGAGGTGCTCAAGGATCTTTCCTCTCTCTCCTCTGAGGAGAAGTGGGTCTTCCTCAGGGGGGGGAGGGGAGGACGGGGAAACGTCCATTTCAAGTCTCCCACCAATCAGGCTCCCCGTCATGCGGAACCGGGCCGCCCCGGTGAGACACGGAGGATCATCCTCGAACTCAGACTGATCGCCGATATCGGCTTGGTCGGTTTCCCGAACGCAGGTAAATCCACCCTCCTCAGTGTCGTGACCAATGCGCACCCCCGTATCGCCTCGTATCCCTTCACCACCAGGATCCCCCACCTCGGTGTGATGTATATCCACGAGACCGAGCTCATTCTGGCGGACATCCCCGGCATCATCGAGGGGGCCAGCAGGGGCGCGGGACTCGGTCTCCGATTCCTCAAGCATATCGCACGAACCGCCGGTCTCGCGTTTCTCATAGACCTCGCGGATGAGATGTGGGAAGGTGCATTCGACATCCTCATGAACGAACTCAGGACCTATGGGCAGGGCCTTGCCGAGAAACCCTCTATCATCGTGGGGACGAAGATCGATCTCCCCGGTACCGAGGAACGACTCAGGGCCCTCAGGTCCATGCATCCGGGGATCCCTGTACTCGGGATTTCGGCAGTCCAGCGGAAGGGGCTCCGGGAGCTCGGGGAAGCCTTTCTCGATCTCAAGCGTCGGGCGGCGGAGGAGGGCGGCCTATGA
- the rplU gene encoding 50S ribosomal protein L21, giving the protein MYAVVEIGGKQYKAEEGKFLKVERLHADEGQPVDIDTVLMVRDDAGIKVGAPYVTGAKVKAVVSGHGKDRKVIVFKYKRRKNYRRKQGHRQQYTLLKVEQIQA; this is encoded by the coding sequence ATGTACGCAGTGGTAGAAATCGGTGGTAAGCAGTACAAGGCTGAAGAGGGGAAGTTCCTCAAGGTGGAACGGCTCCATGCAGATGAGGGGCAGCCGGTGGATATCGACACCGTCCTCATGGTGCGGGACGATGCCGGGATAAAAGTGGGTGCGCCGTATGTGACAGGTGCAAAGGTGAAGGCCGTGGTCTCCGGGCACGGGAAAGATCGGAAGGTGATCGTCTTCAAGTATAAGAGGAGGAAGAACTACCGGAGGAAACAGGGCCACAGGCAGCAGTACACCCTCCTGAAGGTGGAACAGATACAGGCCTAG
- the gltB gene encoding glutamate synthase large subunit, with protein MAFKKRPGPHGLYHPWFEHDSCGVGFVANIKGRPSHTIVEHAKDILIHMTHRGAVGSEKNTGDGAGILVSLPHPFLARVAKEDLGIDLPPEGSYAAGLVFFPREEERREACRVVMEEVTARYGQKVLGWRRVPVVDDMIGPTAKASEPVIEMLFVGAEEGIDIDTFERRLFLIRKKATHMLRGKEHDPDDFFYVCSLSPRVIVYKGMLTPEQLFRFYPDIMSPDFASHIAMVHSRFSTNTFPSWDRAQPCRYMSHNGEINTLRGNINKMRSREGLLKSDLLGDGLKEVFPIIEPDLSDSGTFDNVLELLMMGGRSLPEAVMMMIPEAWQNYKMEDDKRDFYKYMSCLMEPWDGPASIAFTDGRVIGAVLDRNGLRPSRYYVTEDDLVIMASEVGVLPVDPAKVVKKGRLQPGRMFFVDFQEGRIVDDEEIKKKISNARPYGEWLKDQVIELDELKTEVEPHGFYPETIKERLRMFGYTREHLSMILKPMVQDAKEPLGSMGNDTPLAVLSNKPRLMYDYFKQLFAQVTNPAIDSIREWKVMSLETFIGPERNLLETTPEHCHRLHLPSPFLTNEQLAALKHLDYRGWRSKVIDITFPRRDGRAGLLACLDRIEKEAEEAIREGCSLVILSDRNAGPDRVPVSALLATGTVHHHLVRKALRTQIGVVVESGEPREVHHFCMLVGYGADAINPYLAYEAIWQMGREGEHEYDDETALNRYIKALEKGMLKVFGKMGISTLESYKGAQIFEAVGLSQEVVERSFAGTVSRLGGVGYETLADEALLRHSLGYPRRPKPIGDDLPNPGDFHYRYAGEKHMWDPESIANLQHACWYNDPEAYRRFSERQNQRSREQATIRGLLRFKKTTPIPIEEVEPASEIVKRFATGAMSFGSISQEAHETLAIAMNRLGGKSNTGEGGELPERFLPLPNGDSKRSAIKQVASGRFGVTINYLTNADDIQIKIAQGAKPGEGGELPGHKVFEIIARTRYTTPGVGLISPPPHHDIYSIEDLAQLIFDLKNSNPGARISVKLVSEVGVGTIAAGVVKGHADHVLISGHDGGTGASPLTGIKHAGLPWELGIAETHQTLVMNDLRSRTVLQADGQIKTGRDVVIAALLGAEECGFATAPLIVMGCIMMRKCHKNTCPVGVATQDERLRAKFRGKPEYVERYFYFVAEEVREIMAQLGVRTFNELVGRTDLLEVDEDAIPEKAAGLDLTPVLAQPLRPRPDVGVYCMQAQDHGIDTVLDRRLIEDIVPAAKRGEKKELFYQIRNTDRATGTMLSHSLTKELGADALEDDSFIVRFKGSAGQSFGAWLAKGLTFILEGDANDYVGKGLSGGKLVVVPPAESDFVPEENIIVGNVVLYGAVYGEAYFRGMAAERFCVRNSGVHAVVEGVGDHACEYMTGGTAVILGSTGRNFGAGMSGGIAYVWDKDGEFREKVNYDMVNVRDLLPEDEENILRLVRNHLSYTGSTVAAHVLETWEERRNEFVKVISPEYERVLERKKKGLPLVEVTHG; from the coding sequence ATGGCGTTCAAGAAGAGACCGGGTCCGCATGGCTTGTACCACCCCTGGTTCGAACACGACAGTTGCGGTGTGGGATTCGTCGCCAACATCAAGGGGCGACCGAGTCACACGATCGTGGAGCACGCGAAGGACATCCTCATCCATATGACGCACCGCGGTGCGGTGGGCAGTGAGAAGAACACAGGCGATGGCGCCGGCATCCTGGTGTCCCTCCCTCATCCCTTCCTCGCACGGGTCGCAAAGGAAGACCTGGGCATCGATCTCCCCCCCGAGGGGAGCTATGCCGCAGGGCTCGTCTTTTTCCCCCGGGAGGAAGAGAGACGGGAGGCCTGTCGTGTCGTCATGGAGGAAGTGACCGCTCGTTACGGGCAGAAGGTGCTCGGCTGGAGGAGGGTGCCGGTGGTCGACGACATGATCGGCCCTACGGCGAAGGCCTCCGAGCCGGTCATCGAGATGTTGTTCGTAGGCGCGGAAGAAGGGATCGATATCGACACTTTCGAACGCAGGCTCTTCCTCATAAGGAAGAAGGCGACCCACATGCTCCGGGGAAAGGAGCACGATCCCGACGACTTTTTCTATGTCTGCAGTCTTTCCCCCCGGGTGATCGTCTACAAGGGGATGCTCACCCCCGAACAGCTCTTCCGGTTCTATCCTGATATCATGTCCCCCGACTTTGCCTCGCACATCGCCATGGTGCATTCCCGGTTCTCCACCAACACCTTCCCGAGCTGGGACCGGGCCCAGCCGTGTCGCTACATGAGTCATAACGGAGAGATCAACACCCTGAGAGGCAACATCAACAAGATGCGGTCGAGAGAGGGACTTCTCAAGAGCGATCTCTTGGGAGACGGGCTCAAGGAAGTCTTCCCCATCATCGAGCCGGATCTCTCCGACTCGGGAACCTTCGACAATGTGCTCGAGCTCCTCATGATGGGAGGGAGGAGCCTTCCCGAGGCCGTGATGATGATGATTCCCGAGGCCTGGCAGAACTACAAGATGGAGGACGACAAGAGGGACTTCTACAAGTACATGAGCTGCCTCATGGAGCCGTGGGACGGCCCGGCCTCCATCGCCTTCACAGACGGACGCGTGATCGGTGCGGTACTCGACCGGAACGGTCTCAGGCCGAGCAGGTACTACGTGACCGAGGACGACCTCGTGATCATGGCGAGTGAGGTGGGCGTCCTCCCCGTGGACCCGGCCAAGGTGGTGAAGAAGGGGCGCCTTCAACCGGGCCGGATGTTCTTCGTCGACTTCCAGGAAGGGCGTATCGTCGATGACGAGGAGATCAAGAAGAAGATCTCCAATGCCCGCCCGTATGGGGAGTGGCTCAAGGATCAGGTGATCGAGCTCGATGAGCTCAAGACCGAAGTCGAACCTCATGGCTTCTACCCCGAGACGATCAAAGAGCGGCTCCGGATGTTCGGATACACGAGAGAGCATCTCTCTATGATCCTCAAGCCCATGGTGCAGGATGCGAAGGAGCCTTTGGGGTCCATGGGGAACGATACACCGCTCGCGGTTCTCTCGAACAAGCCACGTCTCATGTACGACTATTTCAAGCAGTTGTTCGCGCAGGTGACCAATCCGGCCATCGACTCGATCCGGGAGTGGAAGGTCATGAGCCTGGAGACGTTCATCGGGCCGGAGCGGAATCTCCTCGAGACCACGCCCGAGCACTGTCATAGGCTCCATCTCCCCTCGCCGTTTCTCACCAACGAGCAACTCGCGGCACTCAAGCATCTCGACTACCGGGGGTGGCGATCGAAGGTGATCGATATCACCTTCCCAAGACGGGATGGGAGGGCAGGTCTCCTCGCATGCCTCGATCGTATCGAAAAGGAGGCGGAAGAGGCCATCAGGGAAGGGTGCTCCCTTGTCATCCTTTCCGATCGGAACGCGGGTCCGGACAGGGTACCGGTGAGCGCTCTCCTCGCCACGGGTACGGTTCACCATCATCTGGTGAGAAAGGCCCTGCGGACACAGATCGGCGTCGTAGTGGAGTCGGGCGAACCCCGCGAGGTGCACCACTTCTGCATGCTGGTCGGTTATGGAGCCGATGCGATCAACCCTTATCTGGCCTATGAGGCCATCTGGCAGATGGGACGCGAGGGAGAACACGAGTACGATGATGAGACTGCTCTCAATCGCTATATCAAGGCCCTCGAGAAGGGAATGCTCAAGGTCTTCGGTAAGATGGGGATCTCCACCCTCGAGAGCTACAAGGGTGCCCAGATCTTCGAGGCCGTGGGACTCTCCCAGGAGGTGGTGGAGCGCTCCTTCGCCGGTACGGTGAGCAGACTCGGCGGGGTGGGATACGAGACCCTGGCGGACGAGGCCCTCCTCAGACACAGCCTGGGCTATCCCCGCCGTCCGAAACCCATAGGGGACGACCTCCCCAATCCCGGGGATTTCCACTACCGCTATGCCGGTGAGAAGCACATGTGGGATCCCGAGTCCATCGCGAACCTCCAGCACGCATGTTGGTACAACGATCCGGAGGCCTATCGGCGATTCTCCGAGCGGCAGAACCAACGTTCCAGGGAACAGGCCACGATCAGAGGACTCCTCAGGTTCAAGAAGACCACGCCCATCCCTATCGAGGAGGTGGAACCTGCCTCGGAGATCGTGAAGCGCTTCGCTACCGGGGCGATGAGCTTCGGTTCCATCTCGCAGGAGGCACATGAGACACTCGCCATCGCGATGAACAGACTCGGCGGCAAGTCGAATACGGGTGAAGGTGGAGAACTGCCCGAGCGTTTCCTCCCTCTCCCCAACGGGGATTCCAAGCGCTCGGCCATCAAGCAGGTGGCATCGGGCCGTTTTGGAGTGACCATCAACTACCTCACCAATGCCGACGATATCCAGATCAAAATCGCCCAAGGGGCCAAGCCCGGGGAGGGGGGAGAGCTTCCCGGGCACAAGGTCTTCGAGATCATCGCCCGAACCCGGTATACCACACCCGGCGTCGGTCTCATCAGTCCTCCCCCTCACCACGACATCTACTCCATCGAGGACCTCGCCCAGCTCATCTTCGACCTCAAGAACTCGAATCCGGGCGCCCGCATCAGCGTGAAGCTCGTCTCCGAGGTGGGGGTGGGTACCATCGCCGCAGGAGTGGTCAAGGGCCATGCTGATCATGTCCTCATCTCTGGACACGACGGGGGCACCGGGGCGTCACCGCTCACCGGTATCAAGCACGCAGGCCTCCCGTGGGAGCTCGGTATCGCAGAGACGCACCAGACCTTGGTGATGAACGATCTGCGTTCCCGCACCGTGCTCCAGGCCGACGGTCAGATCAAGACGGGACGGGACGTGGTGATCGCCGCGCTCCTCGGTGCGGAGGAGTGCGGGTTCGCAACCGCCCCGCTCATCGTGATGGGCTGTATCATGATGAGGAAGTGCCACAAGAACACCTGCCCGGTGGGCGTGGCAACCCAGGACGAGCGGCTCAGGGCGAAGTTCAGGGGCAAACCCGAATACGTGGAACGCTACTTCTACTTCGTGGCCGAAGAAGTACGCGAGATCATGGCCCAACTCGGTGTCCGCACCTTCAACGAGCTGGTCGGACGCACCGACCTGCTGGAGGTGGACGAGGATGCCATCCCCGAGAAGGCGGCAGGTCTGGATCTCACCCCTGTGCTTGCTCAGCCCCTCAGGCCTCGTCCGGACGTGGGAGTCTACTGTATGCAGGCGCAGGACCATGGTATCGATACGGTGCTCGATCGGAGGCTCATCGAGGATATCGTCCCTGCGGCGAAACGTGGGGAGAAGAAGGAGCTCTTCTATCAGATCCGTAATACCGACCGGGCCACCGGCACCATGCTCAGTCATTCCCTCACCAAGGAACTGGGAGCCGATGCCCTGGAGGACGACAGCTTCATCGTCCGCTTCAAGGGCTCTGCGGGTCAGAGCTTCGGAGCGTGGCTCGCGAAGGGGCTTACCTTCATCCTCGAAGGTGATGCGAACGACTATGTGGGTAAGGGACTTTCCGGAGGGAAACTCGTCGTCGTCCCGCCTGCCGAGTCGGATTTCGTCCCGGAGGAGAACATCATCGTGGGGAACGTGGTGCTTTACGGTGCCGTCTACGGTGAAGCCTATTTCCGCGGCATGGCGGCGGAACGTTTCTGTGTGAGGAACTCCGGCGTCCACGCCGTGGTGGAAGGCGTGGGCGATCACGCATGTGAGTACATGACCGGGGGGACCGCCGTGATCCTCGGGTCTACGGGTCGGAACTTCGGTGCGGGGATGAGTGGAGGTATCGCCTACGTGTGGGACAAGGATGGTGAGTTCAGGGAGAAGGTGAACTACGACATGGTGAACGTGAGGGATCTCCTCCCCGAGGATGAAGAGAACATCCTGAGGCTGGTGAGGAATCACCTCTCGTACACGGGTTCCACGGTGGCCGCTCATGTCCTCGAGACATGGGAGGAGCGCAGGAACGAGTTCGTCAAGGTGATCTCTCCAGAATACGAACGAGTCCTTGAGAGAAAGAAGAAGGGATTGCCGCTCGTGGAGGTGACACATGGGTAA
- the rpmA gene encoding 50S ribosomal protein L27 has translation MAHKKGGGSSKNGRDSQSKRLGVKRFGGQIVKPGEIIVRQRGTKFHPGLNVGLGKDYTIYAKVEGRVNFRIRRGKQLIDVLPVSV, from the coding sequence ATGGCACATAAGAAGGGTGGCGGAAGTTCGAAGAACGGAAGGGATTCTCAGTCGAAGCGCCTCGGGGTGAAACGATTCGGTGGGCAGATCGTGAAACCCGGGGAGATCATCGTGAGACAGCGTGGTACCAAGTTCCACCCCGGACTCAATGTGGGGCTGGGCAAGGATTACACCATCTATGCGAAGGTCGAGGGACGAGTCAATTTCAGGATCCGCAGGGGGAAGCAGCTCATCGATGTGCTTCCCGTCTCGGTATGA
- a CDS encoding glutamate synthase subunit beta has protein sequence MGKPTGFMEYARKGIVDRDPLDRIRDFEEFHIHLSEEERRQQGARCMDCGVPFCHTSYGCPIHNLIPEWNDLVYKGKWEEAFYRLKYTNNFPEFTGRVCPAPCETACVLGINEPAVTIKDNECTIIDRAYEMGLMVPRPPKVRTGKRVAVVGSGPAGLAAADQLNQAGHQVTVFERDDRPGGLLMYGIPNMKLDKGLVQRRIDIMVQEGVEIVTNAWVGRDVDPEKLVAEYDAVILAIGSTRPRDLPVPGRDLKGIHFAMEFLKANTKSLLDSNLSDGTYISAKDKHVIVIGGGDTGNDCIGTSIRHGCAGVTNFELLPKPPEEREKAAPWPLYPRMFKVDYGHAEAIAKFGRDPREYCILTKEFIGDGRGHVKAVRTVRVEWEKDEQGRHVMKEIPDTEEIWKADLVLLALGFLGPEEDVPGILGLERDPRSNIAAPYGSFLTSHPKVFAAGDARRGQSLVVWAIHEGREAAYEVDRFLMGESVLPRMRP, from the coding sequence ATGGGTAAGCCGACTGGATTCATGGAATATGCCCGCAAGGGGATCGTCGATAGAGATCCTCTTGATCGGATAAGGGATTTCGAGGAGTTCCACATCCACCTTTCCGAGGAGGAGCGGAGACAGCAGGGGGCCCGTTGCATGGACTGCGGTGTTCCCTTCTGTCACACCTCCTATGGATGTCCGATCCACAACCTCATCCCGGAGTGGAACGACCTCGTCTACAAGGGGAAATGGGAAGAGGCCTTCTATCGCCTCAAATACACCAACAACTTCCCCGAATTCACCGGACGGGTCTGTCCCGCCCCCTGTGAGACGGCCTGTGTGCTCGGGATCAACGAGCCCGCGGTGACCATCAAGGACAACGAGTGCACGATCATCGATCGGGCCTATGAGATGGGGCTGATGGTGCCCCGCCCGCCGAAGGTACGCACCGGGAAGCGGGTGGCCGTGGTGGGGAGCGGACCGGCGGGACTCGCCGCCGCAGACCAGCTCAATCAAGCGGGTCATCAGGTGACGGTATTCGAGCGTGATGACAGGCCCGGTGGGCTTCTCATGTACGGGATCCCCAACATGAAGCTGGACAAGGGGCTCGTGCAACGGCGGATCGACATCATGGTCCAGGAGGGGGTGGAGATCGTCACGAACGCGTGGGTAGGAAGGGATGTGGATCCGGAGAAGCTCGTGGCCGAATACGACGCGGTGATCCTCGCCATAGGGTCGACCAGGCCGAGGGATCTCCCCGTGCCGGGACGTGATCTCAAGGGGATTCACTTCGCCATGGAGTTCCTCAAGGCCAACACCAAGAGCCTCCTCGATTCGAATCTCTCGGACGGCACCTACATTTCGGCCAAGGACAAGCACGTGATTGTCATAGGAGGCGGCGATACCGGGAACGATTGTATCGGCACCTCCATCCGCCACGGTTGTGCAGGAGTGACGAACTTCGAGCTTCTCCCCAAGCCTCCGGAAGAGAGGGAGAAAGCGGCGCCGTGGCCCCTCTATCCGCGGATGTTCAAGGTGGACTACGGCCATGCCGAGGCCATCGCGAAATTCGGAAGGGATCCGCGGGAATACTGCATCCTCACCAAGGAGTTCATCGGGGATGGACGCGGACATGTGAAGGCCGTCCGCACGGTCAGGGTGGAGTGGGAGAAGGACGAACAGGGACGTCATGTGATGAAAGAGATCCCCGACACTGAGGAGATCTGGAAGGCCGATCTCGTCCTTCTCGCCCTGGGCTTCCTGGGGCCGGAAGAGGACGTGCCTGGAATCCTCGGCCTTGAGAGGGATCCGAGGAGCAACATAGCGGCACCTTACGGCTCCTTCCTCACCTCGCATCCTAAGGTGTTCGCTGCAGGTGACGCCAGGCGGGGTCAATCCCTCGTGGTATGGGCCATCCATGAAGGGCGTGAAGCTGCATACGAAGTGGACCGGTTCCTCATGGGAGAGAGTGTTCTGCCCAGGATGAGACCTTGA
- the nadD gene encoding nicotinate (nicotinamide) nucleotide adenylyltransferase: MRVLLFGGTFNPIHVGHLFVAEEACVELGYEKVIFVPAYRPAHKVLADHDDPMHRYEMVERATAGNPRFTVDDCEIRRQGTSYTLDTITYLMETLPLTGKLGLLIGDDLVPGFSSWKHADILPELVDIVIARRTSSSPYEVPWRHTYITNTIIHISSSEIRERVAQGKAFRYLVPEPVYEYIVEHGLYRS, encoded by the coding sequence ATGAGGGTCCTCCTCTTCGGAGGCACATTCAACCCCATTCACGTAGGACACCTTTTTGTCGCAGAGGAAGCCTGTGTAGAGCTTGGGTATGAGAAGGTGATCTTCGTGCCTGCCTACCGTCCTGCCCACAAGGTCCTTGCAGACCACGACGATCCCATGCACAGGTACGAGATGGTCGAACGCGCGACTGCAGGCAACCCTCGATTCACGGTGGATGATTGCGAGATACGTCGGCAGGGGACTTCGTATACTCTCGACACGATCACATATCTCATGGAGACTCTGCCGTTGACGGGGAAACTTGGCCTCCTCATAGGAGACGACCTGGTCCCCGGCTTTTCCTCGTGGAAGCATGCCGATATCCTTCCGGAACTCGTCGATATAGTGATCGCACGGAGGACTTCTTCCTCACCCTATGAGGTGCCATGGCGTCACACCTATATCACCAACACCATCATTCACATCTCCTCTTCGGAAATTCGTGAAAGGGTTGCCCAAGGAAAGGCCTTTCGATATCTTGTCCCTGAACCGGTGTATGAGTATATCGTGGAACACGGACTCTATAGATCATAG